The Vibrio rhizosphaerae genome contains the following window.
CACCATTTTCGTTTTGTTTTCAGAACCACCGCCTTTGGCAGCAATCTGGATTTCAACCTGATCACCGGGAACCATATTGATATGAACAACAGCCGGTGTGTTGTCACGGCTGTTGATCCGTTTTCCCGCAGGATCGTGCAATACAGAGGCCCGAAGTGGATTTTCCGGATTGGTATATGCCTGACGAACCCCTTCATCAACCATTTGCTGAACGGTCATATCACCTTCCCACTGAACATTCATACCGATATTGACAAAACACGTCACAATACCGGTATCCTGACAGATCGGACGATGCCCTTCCGCAGCCATGCGCGAATTAATCAGAATTTGAGCGATCGCATCTTTCGCAGCCTGACTTTCTTCGCGGTCATAGGCTTTCTTTAACGCCTGAACAAAATCAAGCGGATGGTAATAAGAGATATACTGAAGCGCATCAGCCACACTACTGATGACATCTTCTTTTCGAATTAGCGTCATTGCTTACCTCATTTTATTTATGCTTCCGGAGTCATTTCAGGCGACAGAATATGAGACTGTCGCGCATCAAAAACTGTCATTTACCGGAGATTTCACGGGCTTATATTACTTATAGTTACTGCTTTTTATGATACTCTTGGTTGCACCAACAAGCTATGCGACGATCGGACTTTTCGTCACAGTTTATACAAATGAACAACCATGAAGAATGCAACTGACCGAGATATTGAACACAAATCACTCATCTATCACCCCCGGCTCGCTATCGAGTATTTTGCTCGTATTGAGCATCTGCCTTGGTCGATGTTACTGCGTTCTCCGGCAGAACATGTCGATAGTCGCTACGATATTCTTGTTGCCCGGCCCGTTGCCACGTTAAAGACATACGGCGCGGTGACCGAGATTCAAACTGAAGACGGTCAAACCGAATCCCCCGATGATCCGTTTGAGCTGTTGACACGCTACCAAAATCAATATCTCCCTGCGCTCGATGAAATAACCGTCTTCCCTTTCGTTGGCGGCGCGCTGGGTTATTTTGCCTATGATTTGGGGCGGCGTATCGAGCAATTACCCGCACAGGCGGTGCAGGACATCCCCCTGCCGGAAATGGCCGTGGGTATTTATACTTGGGCACTGGTTGTTGATCATCAGCAGCAAACGGCAGCATTGGTTGGGATCGGAACAGACGCGGCTGAGCAATGGCTCGATGCACAGCAAACCACAGAACAGTCCCCGTTTCATTTGACGTCAGACTGGCAAGCCAACATGACTGAGCATGAGTACCACGATAAAATCAACGCAATTCATGACTATCTGGGTGCCGGTGACTGCTATCAAGTCAACCTGACGCAACGTTTCCAAGCTGGTTATACGGGCAGTGAATGGCAAGCCTATCAACGACTGGAACATGAAAATCGTGCACCGTTTTCGGCTTACCTTCGGATTGAAGACGGGGTCATTTTAAGTATTTCTCCGGAGCGTTTTCTACACTATAAAGTGCCGGTAATTGAGACCAAACCGATTAAGGGAACGATGCCTCGCAGCGCTGATCAAGCCCTTGACCAGCAGTATGCGCAGACCTTAGCCGCATCGGAAAAAAATCAGTCCGAGAACCTGATGATTGTCGATTTATTACGCAACGATATTGGCCGGGTGGCAAAACCGGGCAGTGTCCATGTTCCCCATTTATTCGCGATTGAAAGTTTTCCGGCGGTTCACCATTTGGTCAGTACCATCAAAGCCGAGTTGGATGCACGTTATACATCAGCAGATTTGCTGCGCGCCTGTTTTCCGGGCGGATCGATTACCGGAGCTCCGAAAATCCGGGCGATGGAAATCATCGAAGAACTGGAACCTCAGCGCAGAAGTGTGTATTGCGGCAGTATCGGCTATATCAGCCGTGATGGTCAGATGGATACCAGCATTACGATTCGTACCCTGATTGCGACCAACCAGCAACTTTACGTCTGGGCCGGTGGCGGTATCGTCGCCGATAGTGAACCTGCCAGCGAATATCAGGAAACATTCGATAAACTGAGTCGAATATTACCGGTCTTATCGTCATAATCTGCCATTACGAGACTAAAAATGCACCTGACCCGAACAACCATCTTAAGAGATTTTCAACTCCGTCAACCCAGCGACTATGCCTCAGAATCGTTGTCGCGGACCAGACATCTTTCCGGGCAAAACTTACGCAAAGCCGCGGTATTGGTTGCTTTCGTTGAACGTCCCACCGGATTAAATGTCATTTTTACCAAACGTGCGGCACATCTGAAACATCACCCGAGTCAGGTCAGCTTTCCCGGCGGCAAATGTGAACAGTGGGATGAATCAGTCTACGCAACCGCGCTGCGGGAAGCACATGAAGAGATCGGTCTGACTCAACAGCAAGTTGAATTAATTGGCTGCCTGCCGGAATTAAAAACCGTCAGCCGCTTTTCCGTGACACCGGTTGTGGCGTTTGCCTCTCCCCACTACCAAGTCACCATCGATCCCAATGAAGTTGCAGAAGTCTTTGAAGTTCCGGCGGATTATTTACTCCATCCCCGAAATCTTCACCATGCCACATTTGTCCTGAAAAATGCCCGCCACCGGGTATTTGCGATCCCTTACCAACGGCATTTTATCTGGGGGGCGACGGCTCAGATCGTTCATGCTCTACAAAAACAACTCATCATTTGATCTCTAGTAGAAATCAAGGCGCATATATAGTATAAACTGCGGCACATCAATAAGTTACCTATCACACTTTCATTTTTGGAAAGCATGATTAAACTCATTTAATCCAGATAATTGGAAATCGCCCCATGAACAACAAGTATGTTTTACTGCTCCTGTTATGTTTTGCCTCACTCGATGCCAATGCAGCCGAAGAGAACAATGCCAATGAAGAAAAAGGCACGTATTACATGGGATATCTGCATGAAAATATCAACCAGAGCGGTGTTTTTGAACTTGGCGTCCGAGTCCCGACTTCGCAGTTTACGGAATTGAACGTCGCAGCCATGTGGTTTGCCCACGATCAAAACCTTTATGAAGGCGTTAACGCAGGCATGAACCTCACGACTGGCACACCGTTTTTAAAAGGCTACGTGGGTGCCGGCGTTTTTGCCGGACAGAATAAAATGTGCGATAGACAATATAACAATACCAGCAATCGCTATGATTACACCGATTGTGATGCAGATCTGACCGTCGGGGTTTATCCTGAGGTTGGCGTCGAACTATCGCTGTTCAATCTCAAACTGGCAACCTACGCCCGCTACTATCGAACGGCAAACAGCGGTAAGAATGAATACCAGATGTATGGCGCATATATCGGGCTGAGTTTTTAGCATTTTGAGGCCGTTCATATATCCTAAAAATAACCGCAGATTAAGTAGATTATCAGTTGTGCAGACCCGAGGAGTCATGTACTCTCCCACCGCAATTTCATCCTGCCCAGACCGAGTTGCTTTGCGTCATACAGGATGAAATGATCATTTACTGTTGTTTGTTAATATAAGCTGTTTGTGAGTAAGCCATCTATGATTAGTGTTTTTGACATTTTTAAAATCGGCATAGGGCCATCAAGCTCTCATACGGTAGGGCCAATGAAGGCCGGAAAACAGTTCATTGACGAGCTATACCAGAAAGCAATTTTACCCAATGTGACCAAGATTACGGTTGATGTTTACGGCTCTCTGTCACTGACAGGGAAAGGCCACCAAACCGACACTGCAACCATTCTCGGACTGGCTGGGTATAGCCCGGAGTCTGTAGAAATCGATCAGATTCCCCACTTTATCCGTCAGGTCGAACAGACGGAAAAACTCCCGATCACCTGCTATGACCATCAGGTTGATTTCCTCAAAGCGGATGGCATGACGTTTCATACCAGTAATCTGTCTCTGCATGAGAACGGGATGAAAATTCACGCTTGGCAGAACGATGAACGACTCTACTCCAAGACCTATTATTCAATCGGCGGTGGGTTCATTGTCGATGAAGAAAACTTTGGCCTGTCGATCGAATCCTCTGACGAAGTTCCTTACCCTTATATCAGTGCCTCAGAATTGGTAAGTCAGTGCCGTGAATCGGGCTTATCTATCAGTACACTGGTGTTAGAAAATGAGAAAGCACTGCGAAGCGAAGAAGAGATTCATGCGCATCTGAGCAAAGTCTGGCAGACCATGAAAGACTGTATCGCCAGAGGCATGAAAACCGAAGGCATTCTGCCCGGGCCCTTACGCGTCCCTCGCCGTTCAGCAGCGCTCAACCAGCAGCTGCAAACATCAGAGCGGACGTCGAACGATCCGATGGCGGTCATTGACTGGGTCAACATGTATGCGTTTGCCGTCAATGAAGAAAACGCTGCCGGCGGGCGCGTCGTTACCGCACCAACCAATGGTGCTTGCGGTATCGTCCCTGCGGTACTGGCCTACTACGATAAGTTTATTCAGACCGTACATGAACAAGATTACATTCGCTATCTGGCAACCACCGGCGCTATCGGCGGGCTCTACAAACGTAATGCATCGATATCCGGTGCAGAAGTCGGTTGCCAAGGCGAAGTGGGTGTCGCCTGTTCAATGGCCGCAGCAGGTCTGGCCGAGCTATTGGGCGGTAGTCCGGAACAAGTGTGCATGGCGGCAGAAATTGCGATGGAGCATAACCTCGGTCTGACTTGTGACCCGGTTGCGGGTCAGGTTCAAGTTCCGTGTATCGAAAGAAACGGGATTGCTGCGGTGAAGGCCATCAATGCCACACGGATGGCACTACGACGTTCTTCTGCGCCCCGGGTTTCTCTCGATAAGGTCATCGAGACCATGCTTGAAACCGGCAAAGATATGAATGCCAAATATCGCGAAACCTCACAAGGTGGTCTGGCCGTCAAAGTAACTTGCTAAGCCAAAGGTAACTGACTTAAACAAAGCGGCTTGCCAAGATATGGCAAGCCAACACCAGACACCGAGCTGCCCCCGAATGACGCATCCATGAAAAACGCCCTTTATCATAAGGGCGTTTTTCGTCAGACGCTCTCATCTATTCGCTAGCAGTTACTCGCCGCGATAAACACATCCTGCCGTACAGGTTTCTTTCACTTCGATCTGACTGAGCAACGGCAGATTTGGTTTCAATTCGTGCCAAATCCAGCGCGCAATGACTTCGCTGGTCGGGTTCTCCAACCCTTCTATCTCATTCAGATAATAGTGATCGAGGCGTTGATAAATGGGTTTAAATGCAGCCTTAATTTCGGCAAAATCAATCACCCAACCCGTTTGAGGATCAACCTCTCCCTCCACGGAAACTCGGACCAGAAAAGAGTGCCCATGAAGACGTCCACATTTGTGGCCTTCAGGAACATAAGGCAGATGATGGGCGGCTTCAAATGTAAACTCTTTATATATGATCATCTTAAACTCTATAAATATCAATAACTTAAAATAAAAACAAGCAAGTTATTATACGCGAAAACGCGCTCTTGTCACATGCTAAGTTGATCAAACTAATATAATCGTCAGTTGATGCCGTTCAGGGTTCAAAATCCCCTTTCATGCATATCATGATTGATAGACTCGGATAAAACGGGCTGCGACATGGCAGCCCTGACAGGTATCACCTGCATCGATGATGGAAAGTGAATCTTCAGCCGTCGCGTGCAATGGCTTAACAGTCTACTGCGTTGACCGCCAATCCGCCACGAGATGTTTCTTTATATTTATCCTGCATATCCCGCCCCGTGTCTCTCATTGTGCGGATCACTTTATCAAGAGAAATAAAATGCTCTCCGTTACCACGTAACGCCATATTGGCGGCATTGATGGATTTCACCGCTGCAATTGCATTGCGTTCAATGCAGGGGACTTGAACCAATCCTCCGACGGGATCGCAGGTTAGCCCCAGATTATGCTCCAGAGCGATTTCAGCAGCATTTTCTACTTGCCCCGGAGTACCACCAAGCACCTCCGTCAGTCCAGCAGCAGCCATAGCGCTGGCAGACCCCACTTCCCCCTGACATCCGACTTCGGCACCGGATATCGAAGCATTCATTTTACACAAAGCCCCTATCGCACTGGCTGCCAGAAAATACTGATGAACATCTTCTGCCTTGGCCTTCGGATGAAAGCGCATGTGATACATCAATACTGCGGGCATAATCCCTGCGGCACCATTTGTCGGAGCTGTTACCATCCGCCCACCGGCAGCATTTTCCTCATTGACCGCCAACGCATACAGATTGACCCAGTCCATACCACTCAATGAGCTGTATATCACATTGTCATTACCGGTTTGGGTCAAAGAACGATATAAAGCGGCCGCTCGTCTCTTCACCTGAAGTCCTCCGGGCAAAATCCCTTCCTGAGCGATCCCATTGGCAATACATGCCTGCATCACTTGCCACAACTGAGCAATCCCTGCATTGATTTCCGGTAACGTTCGCCAGGATAGCTCATTTTTCATCACCAACTCACTGATCCGTAGTTTGTGCTGATGACAAATCTCAAGTAACGCTTTCGCTGTCGTAAACTCGTAAGGGAGTGCAATCTGTGGTGTGACATATTCCGCCTGCTGAATGGACGCGTCATCCAACACAAACCCACCACCGACCGAGTAATAAGTATTGTCGGTCACAACCGTCTGATCCCGACTGTAAGCCGCCAGATACATCGCGTTAGGGTGATACGGTAAGGTTTCATCCATAAACTGTAAATCGGTATGCCAGTCGAAGGTAATCGTCTTCTGTTTCGCCAGCTGTAATGTGCCTGTATCGATCGTCGCTTGGATGGTCGGTTCAATTGTCGAGGGATCCATGGTATCCGGTTGATATCCCATCAGTCCCATGACGACAGCTTTATCAGTACGATGGCCGATCCCCGTAGCACTGAGCGAGCCATATAATTTTATTTCAACCCGTTCAACACGCTCCAACAGTTGCTGACTCACCAGCGCTTCAGCAAAGAGGCTGGCGGCCCGCATCGGACCGACCGTGTGAGAGCTGGACGGCCCTATCCCGATTTTAAACAGATCAAATACGCTGATACTCATGACTCGCTCCTACAAAAGTCCGGGCCTTATTGAATACTGAATGATTCGCGGTGCAGACCATGACGGCCCCCGTTAAAACGCCCCCTGACCACGGATATCGACAAGACAGGGAATAAAGTCAACCCATGATAAGTTCTTTATCCCTATTTTATAGCAGAGGGCGAGACAACTTGCTGCCGCTCTGTCATGGTTCGGTCAGTCTATGCGTGCATGACTGACCATGAGGATAGAAACCTTCCCCCGCTAAGATTGCACAAAGTTCATCCATTATCGTCCAAGATGTCTTAAAAATGTCATCAAAGGATACGCTTCTCCGGCTTTCTTGACCCTAAACCATTCAAGAGTCACTAATTTTAGTGTATTGTTAAGA
Protein-coding sequences here:
- the pabB gene encoding aminodeoxychorismate synthase component I → MKNATDRDIEHKSLIYHPRLAIEYFARIEHLPWSMLLRSPAEHVDSRYDILVARPVATLKTYGAVTEIQTEDGQTESPDDPFELLTRYQNQYLPALDEITVFPFVGGALGYFAYDLGRRIEQLPAQAVQDIPLPEMAVGIYTWALVVDHQQQTAALVGIGTDAAEQWLDAQQTTEQSPFHLTSDWQANMTEHEYHDKINAIHDYLGAGDCYQVNLTQRFQAGYTGSEWQAYQRLEHENRAPFSAYLRIEDGVILSISPERFLHYKVPVIETKPIKGTMPRSADQALDQQYAQTLAASEKNQSENLMIVDLLRNDIGRVAKPGSVHVPHLFAIESFPAVHHLVSTIKAELDARYTSADLLRACFPGGSITGAPKIRAMEIIEELEPQRRSVYCGSIGYISRDGQMDTSITIRTLIATNQQLYVWAGGGIVADSEPASEYQETFDKLSRILPVLSS
- a CDS encoding CoA pyrophosphatase is translated as MHLTRTTILRDFQLRQPSDYASESLSRTRHLSGQNLRKAAVLVAFVERPTGLNVIFTKRAAHLKHHPSQVSFPGGKCEQWDESVYATALREAHEEIGLTQQQVELIGCLPELKTVSRFSVTPVVAFASPHYQVTIDPNEVAEVFEVPADYLLHPRNLHHATFVLKNARHRVFAIPYQRHFIWGATAQIVHALQKQLII
- a CDS encoding L-serine ammonia-lyase; translated protein: MISVFDIFKIGIGPSSSHTVGPMKAGKQFIDELYQKAILPNVTKITVDVYGSLSLTGKGHQTDTATILGLAGYSPESVEIDQIPHFIRQVEQTEKLPITCYDHQVDFLKADGMTFHTSNLSLHENGMKIHAWQNDERLYSKTYYSIGGGFIVDEENFGLSIESSDEVPYPYISASELVSQCRESGLSISTLVLENEKALRSEEEIHAHLSKVWQTMKDCIARGMKTEGILPGPLRVPRRSAALNQQLQTSERTSNDPMAVIDWVNMYAFAVNEENAAGGRVVTAPTNGACGIVPAVLAYYDKFIQTVHEQDYIRYLATTGAIGGLYKRNASISGAEVGCQGEVGVACSMAAAGLAELLGGSPEQVCMAAEIAMEHNLGLTCDPVAGQVQVPCIERNGIAAVKAINATRMALRRSSAPRVSLDKVIETMLETGKDMNAKYRETSQGGLAVKVTC
- the queD gene encoding 6-carboxytetrahydropterin synthase QueD, which codes for MIIYKEFTFEAAHHLPYVPEGHKCGRLHGHSFLVRVSVEGEVDPQTGWVIDFAEIKAAFKPIYQRLDHYYLNEIEGLENPTSEVIARWIWHELKPNLPLLSQIEVKETCTAGCVYRGE
- a CDS encoding L-serine ammonia-lyase → MSISVFDLFKIGIGPSSSHTVGPMRAASLFAEALVSQQLLERVERVEIKLYGSLSATGIGHRTDKAVVMGLMGYQPDTMDPSTIEPTIQATIDTGTLQLAKQKTITFDWHTDLQFMDETLPYHPNAMYLAAYSRDQTVVTDNTYYSVGGGFVLDDASIQQAEYVTPQIALPYEFTTAKALLEICHQHKLRISELVMKNELSWRTLPEINAGIAQLWQVMQACIANGIAQEGILPGGLQVKRRAAALYRSLTQTGNDNVIYSSLSGMDWVNLYALAVNEENAAGGRMVTAPTNGAAGIMPAVLMYHMRFHPKAKAEDVHQYFLAASAIGALCKMNASISGAEVGCQGEVGSASAMAAAGLTEVLGGTPGQVENAAEIALEHNLGLTCDPVGGLVQVPCIERNAIAAVKSINAANMALRGNGEHFISLDKVIRTMRDTGRDMQDKYKETSRGGLAVNAVDC